The Methanosarcina barkeri MS DNA window TTTTTCAAAGTCCCGACAACGGGATAACCCTTTAATATTGCAGCTCCGTGTGGGGTCTTGTCCATTTTTCCAGTGAGGTCTGTCCCGGCGTTGCATCCTTTATGAGTACCATTTTTCCAAATATCACTATCAGAGACATTATAGACCTGACTTTGATAGGCAACATATGCTGTTCCATTTTCACCGTTGTATTCTGTAAGTTCTTTAAGTGTGTATTCTTTAAGTTCCGATTTCCTTGTCATATTCTGCATTTCAATTGCAGTCTGTCTTTCAGTTGTATTTTTTATAGTTGGAGTACCTTCTTCCACAGGACTTATTTCTGTAACAGGAGTTTCCTTTACAGCCTCAGTTATACCCTCAGCTGGAGTTACAGCCTGTTCAGGAGTTCCTGTTTTATTTGGAGTTACTTGTTTATTTCCCGCACATCCTGTTGCGAGGAATATGCCGAACAACACTACCAATATAATCAGTGCTTTTCTCACTATTTCACCCCCTATGATATAGTCCCCTACAGTATAGTCATTGTATCCTGAAATGATTTCGCAGATTCAAAACCAGTTAAAAGTTCAATATAATACACAACAGCAAGCAAAGAAAAGTTCAACGTTGAATAAATTCCAGTTGCAAAATAAATTCCAGTTGCATTTTGACATTGAAAGTTATTATGTAAATTTTACATAGGTTCAAAATGTCCTGTTCTCAGGATAGTTTTACCGAATCAATCTTTTTGAATAATCGTTAGGAGTTACGCAGTTGGCTCCTAGCATATTGTTTTTTCCAAACTTTCAAATATTTGAATTAATTTAACGTGTATTGGGGATTCCTTAAGTATTCTGTCACTGCCACTCTTCTAATTTTCATAGCACTTTCAAACCAGGATATTCCACTTTTGATTCTTTGTAATTCCAGTCTAAGAAAAGCTCTTAATGAGAACATTATATGTGCTCTTTGTGATTCTTCCTTTCTTGCCTGACATTTTTCGACACCACAGAACTGTTTTATTCCCCTATGATATTCCTCAATTTTCCATGACTTCTTTGCCAAATCTTCACGTTTTGCTTCATCCATCTCTTGCACATCTGTAACCCAGTGTTGCGTGTCTCCATTTTTTGAAACTATCCTAAACACCTTTACAAATCCATATGCTTTGAGGTGAACCACACGTCCTTTTGGAGGAATATCTACTGTTTCAAGTGGCACATTTCCCTTGTTGTCAGGATTTACCAAACGATTATTTTTCAATCTTGTAAGGAAATGCCACTCTTTCTGTCTAATGGCTTTAAGGTTTTTCACACTTGCATACCATGTATCAAATAAAACGAATTTGGGATTAAAACCACGTTCTTCGGCCTTGTCAAGCATATCACGGAAATGGTCATTCTTTGTTTTGTCGTCTACATCGATGTTATAAATTCGAAAATCGATAGGTATAACGGTTGTACCGTCAGTCCAAACTAAGGTAACCAGGCCTATTCCCTTTACAGTACGATGATGTTTTCCACTCCACATACGACGAACAAAAGCAATTTCTTCTGCGTATGGTTTATCTAATGTTGAATCATCAACAATTAGGTATCCTCCCTTAAGCTTGACATAACTTTTTACTTCCTCCCATAGTGCTTCCGTGTCTGGAGGTTGCCTTTGAAGGCAACGAGTAAAAGCATCATGAGAAGGAGCATTAGCTATGTCTGGATAACATCTAGCAGCTTCAGTACAGCTAAAAACGTTAGAAGCCGCAATGAGAAAATTAATGTAGTCAATGTCGGTACACTTAGGTGGATTTATGTCCATAACTCCGTACGTTTTTAGAGAAACACTAAGCCATAAGTATATTTATAAAGATATCAAGTTTTCGGCATTTTAACTGCGTAAGTCCTAAATCGTGTTTTTATTAGTTAAAGCTGATGTTATTCTGCAGGCATGACAGATCCAAGATTGGGAATCAATACAATTTTAAGAATCAAACCCTGAAAAACAGAAAATATTTTCTTGGTATCACACTGTCTATTTTAATTTATATTCATTTCATTCAGACTTGATATTACCAA harbors:
- a CDS encoding cytochrome b5-like heme/steroid binding domain-containing protein, which gives rise to MRKALIILVVLFGIFLATGCAGNKQVTPNKTGTPEQAVTPAEGITEAVKETPVTEISPVEEGTPTIKNTTERQTAIEMQNMTRKSELKEYTLKELTEYNGENGTAYVAYQSQVYNVSDSDIWKNGTHKGCNAGTDLTGKMDKTPHGAAILKGYPVVGTLKK
- a CDS encoding IS701 family transposase, whose protein sequence is MDINPPKCTDIDYINFLIAASNVFSCTEAARCYPDIANAPSHDAFTRCLQRQPPDTEALWEEVKSYVKLKGGYLIVDDSTLDKPYAEEIAFVRRMWSGKHHRTVKGIGLVTLVWTDGTTVIPIDFRIYNIDVDDKTKNDHFRDMLDKAEERGFNPKFVLFDTWYASVKNLKAIRQKEWHFLTRLKNNRLVNPDNKGNVPLETVDIPPKGRVVHLKAYGFVKVFRIVSKNGDTQHWVTDVQEMDEAKREDLAKKSWKIEEYHRGIKQFCGVEKCQARKEESQRAHIMFSLRAFLRLELQRIKSGISWFESAMKIRRVAVTEYLRNPQYTLN